The Terriglobia bacterium genome contains the following window.
TGCTCACCATTTTCGCTATTCTCCTGGGTGTCGTTTTCTTCCGCTGGCGCGAATACCGCGCCGCGCGCCTCGCCAAGCGCGGGGCAGGTCCGAATTTGCAAGGAGCACACTAGAACCGTGCCGTCGCAACTTCCATTGTTTCCGGAACAGGCGTCCAACTTCGCCGGCAGCATTGACGCCTTGATGTTCTACATCCTGGTGACCTCGGTCTTCTTCGCCGTCACGGTCACCCTGGTCGTTCTCTACTTTGCCGTGAAATTCCGGCGCACGAGCGAGAAGCAGATCGGCACACCCATCCATGGTTCCGTGACCCTGGAGATCGCCTGGACCATCATTCCCTTGATCCTCGCCATGGTCATGTTCGCCTGGGGCGCGACCATCTATGTCAACTATCGCCAGGCTCCGCCGGACACCCTGAATATCTACGTCATCGCCAAGCAGTGGATGTGGAAGCTCCAGCAGCCCGACGGCCGCCGCGAAATCAACGAACTGCACATTCCCGTGAACCGCAACGTCAAGCTCATCATGGCCAGCGAGGACGTGATCCACGATTTCTTCGTCCCCGCTTTCCGCGTCAAGATGGACGTGGTCCCGGGCCGCTACACCACCCTGTGGTTCCGCGCCACCAAGCCCGGCCGCTACCACTTCTTCTGCTCCCAGTATTGCGGCACCAACCACGCCGTCATGGGCGGCTGGGTTACCGTTATGGAGCCCGCCGAGTACGCCGCCTGGCTGAGTGGCGAGCACGCGGACATCAATCCCCCCGCCGCCGGCGAAAAACTTTTCGCGCAGTTCGCCTGCAGCTCCTGCCACCTGCTGACCGGCAAGGGGCGCGGGCCGTCTCTCAACGGGGTCTACGGCTCCAAGGTCCTCCTCGCCGACGGCTCCACGGTGATCGCCGACGAAGTCTACATCCGCGAATCCATTCTCAATCCCAAGGCGAAAATCGTGGCCGGCTACCAGCCGCTGATGCCCACGTTTCAGGGCCAGGTCAGCGAGGATCAGATTCTCAGTCTGACCGCCTACATCCAGTCTCTGCAGGTGCAATCGGCTCCGGCAGTTCCTGCCGCGGCGGCGCCGGACACGGGGAAGAGATAGTCTTATGAACGCAACAGCAACAAATCCGGCGGTTTTTCCGGAAAAGCATTATGCGAACGCGGAGTACGGCATCCGCTCGTGGCTGCTCACCACGGACCACAAGCGCATCGCCCTGCTCTATCTCGTCTCCGTCACTGTGTTCTTCTTCATCGGCGGCATCTTTGCCGCCTTGATCCGCATTCACCTGCTCACCCCGGCGGGATATCTGGTCACCCCGGAGACCTACAACAAGCTCTTCACCATGCACGGCGTCGCCATGATCTTCTTCTTCCTGATTCCGGCGATTCCCGCGGTCCTCGGCAATTTCCTGATTCCCCTGATGATCGGCGCGAAGGATCTGGCCTTTCCGAAGATCAATTTGCTCAGCTGGTACCTGTACATGATCGGCGGAGGGATGGTGCTCTACTCCTTCCTCAGTGGCGGCCTGGATACCGGCTGGACCTTCTACACCCCGCTCAGCAGCGTCTATTCCAATTCCGCCGTGGCCCCCGCGGTCCTCGGCATTTTCATCAACGGCTTCTCCTCGATCCTTACCGGGCTGAACTTCCTGGTAACCGTCCATACCATGCGCGCCCCGGGCCTGACCTGGTTCCGCCTGCCCATGTTCGTCTGGGCCCACTACGCCACCAGCATCATCATGATCCTGGGCACGCCCGTGGTGGCCACCACCCTGGCCCTCGCCGGCATGGAGCGCCTCTTTCATCTGGGCTTCTTCAATCCCGCGCTCGGCGGCGATCCCGTTCTCTTCCAGCATCTTTTCTGGTTCTACTCGCACCCCGCCGTATACATCATGATTCTCCCGGCCATGGGCGTGATCAGCGAGATCATCACCACCTTCGCGCGCAAGCCGCTGTTCGGATACAAGGTCATGGCCGCGGCTACCCTGGCCATCGCTGTCATCGGGTTCCTGGTCTGGTCCCATCACATGTTCGTCGCCGGGCAATCCACTTTCGCCGCCCTGGCTTTCTCCCTCCTGACCATGCTGGTGGCCGTTCCCTCGGCGGTCAAAACCTTCAACTGGACCGCCACGATGTACAAGGGTTCGATCTCCTACGATGCGCCGATGCTCTATGCCTTCGGCTTTATCGGTCTCTTTCTCATCGGCGGCCTCACCGGCCTGTTCCTCGGCACCCTGGGCACGGACATCCACATTCACGACACCATGTTCGTCGTCGCCCACTTCCACTACATCATGGTCGGCGGCGCGGTCTTTGGTTACATGGGCGGCCTGCACCTCTGGTGGCCCAAGATCAGCGGGCGCATGTATCCCGAGTTCGTGGCGCGCGTCTCCGCCATTGTCCTCTTTGTCGGCTTCAACATGACCTTCTTCCCGCAGTTCGTCATGGGCTACGTCGGCATGCCTCGCCGCTACCACACCTATCCGCCGGAGTTCCAGGTGCTCAACGTGCTCTCCACCGCCGGCGCTTCCATTTTGGCCATCGGCTACATCGTTCCGATTTTCTATTTCCTCTGGTCCTTGCGCCATGGCGCTGTCGCCGGGCGCAACCCCTGGCCCAGCACCGGCCTCGAATGGCTGACGGATTCGCCGCCGCCCACGGAAAATTTTGCGCAAACGCCGGTGGTCACCTGGGAGGCGTACGATTTCGACAACCGCCCGGACCTCGGCCTGGCGAAGGCCTCGGCCAGCGGCCACAAGTAGTTTGCAGCGCCGGGCTTCCGCCTGGCGTGGTTCTGGTTTGTAGCGGCGGGCTTTAGCCCGCCGCTGTGCCGCCCGCAACGGCGCCACATCTTGTATTCAGAAGGGGAGTGCGGAGTGCATCGCACCGGAGAACTGTACGGACACTTCAAGACGCCCGAGCAGCAGCGCGAAGCTGCTTCGCTGGGCATGTGGATCTTCCTCATCACCGAAATCATGTTCTTCGGTGGCATCTTCCTGACCTACACCATCAACCGCTCCCTGTATCCTGTGGTCTTCGGCGAAGCCAGCCGCGAGCTCAACGTGCGCATGGGCGGCATGAACACCGCCGTGCTCATCGCCAGCAGCTTCACCATGGCCATGGCCGTATGGGCCTCGCAGACCGGCAAGAAGAAGCAGCTCACCCTTTTCCTGATGCTTACGCTCATTCTTGGCGGCGTCTTCCTGGGCGTGAAGTACTTCGAATACGCCGAAAAATTTCACCACCATCTCATCCCCGGCAGGAACTTCCAGTTTCCCGGTGACGTCGGCAACCGCGCCCATGCCCAGCTCTTCTTCTCCCTCTATTTCGGCATGACCGGCCTGCACGCCCTGCACATGATTGTCGGCGCGGGCCTGCTCCTCTGGCTGGTCATGGGATCGCTGCGCGGCCGCTTTACGCCGCAATACAATACCCCGGTGGAATTAGTCGGGCTCTACTGGCATTTCGTCGATATTGTCTGGATCTTTCTGTTCCCGTTGCTCTATCTGATCGATCGTCACTGAAGGCAGGGAGAAGAGGCGTGTCTGAGCACATTGTATCCCGCGGAATCTATGCCGGCATCGGCGCTACGCTGCTGATTTTCACCGGCATCACCTATTACGCCGCCACCGTGGACCTCGGCCCGTTCAACGTTGTTGTCGCCCTCACCATTGCCACCTTCAAGGCCTCTCTCGTCGTCCTCTACTTTATGCACGCGCGCTATAGCCCGCGCCGCACCCAGCTGGTTATCGTCGCCGGCTTCTTCTGGCTGGCCCTGCTCCTGGGCATGACCCTCAGCGATTACCTCACTCGCGCCTGGCAGCACATTTAACCCGTTTTTTCACGCCACGGAAACCCCTGGGGGCGCAGCACTGCCGTG
Protein-coding sequences here:
- the coxB gene encoding cytochrome c oxidase subunit II, encoding MFYILVTSVFFAVTVTLVVLYFAVKFRRTSEKQIGTPIHGSVTLEIAWTIIPLILAMVMFAWGATIYVNYRQAPPDTLNIYVIAKQWMWKLQQPDGRREINELHIPVNRNVKLIMASEDVIHDFFVPAFRVKMDVVPGRYTTLWFRATKPGRYHFFCSQYCGTNHAVMGGWVTVMEPAEYAAWLSGEHADINPPAAGEKLFAQFACSSCHLLTGKGRGPSLNGVYGSKVLLADGSTVIADEVYIRESILNPKAKIVAGYQPLMPTFQGQVSEDQILSLTAYIQSLQVQSAPAVPAAAAPDTGKR
- a CDS encoding cbb3-type cytochrome c oxidase subunit I, translated to MNATATNPAVFPEKHYANAEYGIRSWLLTTDHKRIALLYLVSVTVFFFIGGIFAALIRIHLLTPAGYLVTPETYNKLFTMHGVAMIFFFLIPAIPAVLGNFLIPLMIGAKDLAFPKINLLSWYLYMIGGGMVLYSFLSGGLDTGWTFYTPLSSVYSNSAVAPAVLGIFINGFSSILTGLNFLVTVHTMRAPGLTWFRLPMFVWAHYATSIIMILGTPVVATTLALAGMERLFHLGFFNPALGGDPVLFQHLFWFYSHPAVYIMILPAMGVISEIITTFARKPLFGYKVMAAATLAIAVIGFLVWSHHMFVAGQSTFAALAFSLLTMLVAVPSAVKTFNWTATMYKGSISYDAPMLYAFGFIGLFLIGGLTGLFLGTLGTDIHIHDTMFVVAHFHYIMVGGAVFGYMGGLHLWWPKISGRMYPEFVARVSAIVLFVGFNMTFFPQFVMGYVGMPRRYHTYPPEFQVLNVLSTAGASILAIGYIVPIFYFLWSLRHGAVAGRNPWPSTGLEWLTDSPPPTENFAQTPVVTWEAYDFDNRPDLGLAKASASGHK
- a CDS encoding cytochrome c oxidase subunit 3 family protein, with product MWIFLITEIMFFGGIFLTYTINRSLYPVVFGEASRELNVRMGGMNTAVLIASSFTMAMAVWASQTGKKKQLTLFLMLTLILGGVFLGVKYFEYAEKFHHHLIPGRNFQFPGDVGNRAHAQLFFSLYFGMTGLHALHMIVGAGLLLWLVMGSLRGRFTPQYNTPVELVGLYWHFVDIVWIFLFPLLYLIDRH
- a CDS encoding cytochrome C oxidase subunit IV family protein, with the protein product MKAGRRGVSEHIVSRGIYAGIGATLLIFTGITYYAATVDLGPFNVVVALTIATFKASLVVLYFMHARYSPRRTQLVIVAGFFWLALLLGMTLSDYLTRAWQHI